In Silene latifolia isolate original U9 population chromosome X, ASM4854445v1, whole genome shotgun sequence, the following proteins share a genomic window:
- the LOC141617320 gene encoding tRNA (guanine(37)-N(1))-methyltransferase 1-like isoform X1, with translation MLSKLMVIRHQTLTLSQTHFPKFILYTPSLSSLLHTAAAAATTTVYCHRSPATTAAAATYGPSLRKGISPLTSCKTPFIDSTPQFVNEGENEEKVAPFDEGQFTRVYEISAIRVPSDKCYDIENRIRGHLLNWPRVPNIARVPGDEVDEEVVDLIRVGKDVEGGEEDGVEKAVSRRLYGKAEGDGDELSEVLYRDKLANEFNAKGFVKFRNLAKISRPTKRKKKKGKEGEGSDVEGEKGTGMERRRRRRNIAVEVLEEGANVGDGDDMSTLLGEEFKGRKWRGSTRLLLLDEKCAGRKIDELPEAVKALLNDCSNEDLKSCFELVRCNLTLFYDYWPGDEILSALLPKDMIILSAFESVGHVAHLNLKDEHLPFKRAIAKVVLDKNKPKIQTVVNKIEAISNHYRTMQLEVLAGNHSLATTVIENGLRFQLDLATVYWNSRLATERQRLVNSFTSSDVLCDVFSGVGPIAISAAKKVKRVYANDLNPNAVDYLERNCVLNKLGSKIKVYNMDGRRFIETVFSNNNAHSITQVVMNLPNDAVEFLDAFRGIFENKPSDRKLTFPTIHVYGFSSAEDPEFDFHERVRVALGEAAFSVEMRRVRRVAPRKLMLCASFVLPRKVAFSKDSIHDT, from the exons ATGCTATCAAAATTGATGGTAATCCGTCACCAAACTCTCACACTCTCTCAAACCCACTTCCCTAAATTCATCCTTTACACCCCTTCTCTTTCTTCTCTCCTCCacaccgccgccgccgccgccacaACCACCGTATACTGCCACCGTTCTCCGGCAACCACCGCTGCAGCCGCCACTTATGGCCCTTCTCTTCGAAAAGGTATTTCTCCCTTAACATCCTGCAAAACCCCTTTTATTGATTCCACCCCTCAATTTGTAAATGAGGGtgaaaatgaggagaaagtggctCCCTTTGATGAGGGTCAGTTTACTAGGGTGTATGAGATTTCGGCGATTCGAGTGCCGTCTGATAAGTGTTATGATATAGAGAATAGGATTAGAGGGCATTTGTTGAATTGGCCTCGGGTTCCGAATATTGCTAGGGTTCCtggtgatgaggttgatgaagaGGTTGTTGATTTGATTAGGGTTGGTAAGGATGTGGAAGGTGGCGAGGAAGATGGGGTTGAAAAGGCGGTAAGCCGGAGGCTTTATGGGAAAGCTGAGGGGGATGGGGATGAATTGAGTGAGGTTTTGTATAGGGATAAGCTTGCTAATGAGTTTAATGCTAAAGGGTTTGTGAAATTTAGGAATTTGGCTAAGATTTCGAGGccgactaaaagaaagaagaagaaagggaagGAGGGGGAGGGGAGTGATGTCGAAGGAGAGAAGGGGACGGGAatggagaggaggaggaggaggaggaatatTGCTGTTGAGGTTTTGGAGGAGGGGGCAAATGTTggtgatggtgatgatatgaGTACACTGTTAGGGGAGGAGTTCAAGGGAAGGAAGTGGAGAGGTTCGACTAGGTTGTTGCTTTTGGATGAAAAGTGTGCTGGTAGAAAGATCGATGAGCTTCCTGAAGCTGTGAAG GCACTCCTAAATGATTGTTCTAATGAAGATTTAAAGTCATGTTTCGAGCTTGTTAGGTGTAACCTGACCTTGTTTTATGATTACTGGCCAGGTGATgag ATTTTATCAGCATTGTTGCCAAAAGACATGATTATTCTTTCTGCTTTTGAAAGTGTTGGGCATGTTGCACACCTGAACTTAAAAGATGAACACTTACCATTCAAAAGAGCTATTGCAAAG GTGGTCCTTGacaaaaataaaccaaaaatTCAAACAGTTGTGAATAAAATTGAAGCTATCAGTAATCACTACAGAACAATGCAGCTGGAGGTCCTAGCTGGAAATCATTCCCTTGCTACAACTGTCATCGAGAATGGTTTGCGTTTCCAACTTGACCTTGCCACCGT GTATTGGAATTCAAGGTTAGCTACTGAAAGACAGAGGCTCGTAAATTCCTTTACTAGTAGTGATGTGCTAT GTGATGTTTTCTCTGGAGTTGGTCCAATTGCTATATCTGCAGCAAAGAAAGTGAAACGTGTCTACGCTAATGATTTGAATCCAAATGCTGTTGATTATCTCGAAAGAAATTGTGTCCTGAACAAGCTTGGGAGTAAGATAAAG GTATATAACATGGATGGGAGAAGATTTATTGAAACTGTTTTCTCAAACAATAACGCTCACTCTATCACACAAGTTGTAATGAATTTGCCAAATGATGCTGTGGAATTTCTAG ATGCATTTCGGGGCATATTCGAGAACAAGCCAAGTGACAGAAAATTGACCTTTCCGACAATCCACGTTTACGGGTTTTCAAGTGCTGAAGACCCAGAATTTGATTTCCACGAG AGAGTAAGAGTTGCTTTAGGAGAAGCGGCTTTTTCTGTTGAGATGCGTCGTGTTCGCCGAGTTGCACCAAGAAAGTTGATGTTGTGTGCTTCATTTGTACTCCCTAGAAAGGTGGCTTTTAGCAAGGATAGTATTCATGATACGTAA
- the LOC141617320 gene encoding tRNA (guanine(37)-N(1))-methyltransferase 1-like isoform X2 translates to MLSKLMVIRHQTLTLSQTHFPKFILYTPSLSSLLHTAAAAATTTVYCHRSPATTAAAATYGPSLRKGISPLTSCKTPFIDSTPQFVNEGENEEKVAPFDEGQFTRVYEISAIRVPSDKCYDIENRIRGHLLNWPRVPNIARVPGDEVDEEVVDLIRVGKDVEGGEEDGVEKAVSRRLYGKAEGDGDELSEVLYRDKLANEFNAKGFVKFRNLAKISRPTKRKKKKGKEGEGSDVEGEKGTGMERRRRRRNIAVEVLEEGANVGDGDDMSTLLGEEFKGRKWRGSTRLLLLDEKCAGRKIDELPEAVKALLNDCSNEDLKSCFELVRCNLTLFYDYWPGDEILSALLPKDMIILSAFESVGHVAHLNLKDEHLPFKRAIAKVVLDKNKPKIQTVVNKIEAISNHYRTMQLEVLAGNHSLATTVIENGLRFQLDLATVYWNSRLATERQRLVNSFTSSDVLCDVFSGVGPIAISAAKKVKRVYANDLNPNAVDYLERNCVLNKLGSKIKVYNMDGRRFIETVFSNNNAHSITQVVMNLPNDAVEFLALPYNP, encoded by the exons ATGCTATCAAAATTGATGGTAATCCGTCACCAAACTCTCACACTCTCTCAAACCCACTTCCCTAAATTCATCCTTTACACCCCTTCTCTTTCTTCTCTCCTCCacaccgccgccgccgccgccacaACCACCGTATACTGCCACCGTTCTCCGGCAACCACCGCTGCAGCCGCCACTTATGGCCCTTCTCTTCGAAAAGGTATTTCTCCCTTAACATCCTGCAAAACCCCTTTTATTGATTCCACCCCTCAATTTGTAAATGAGGGtgaaaatgaggagaaagtggctCCCTTTGATGAGGGTCAGTTTACTAGGGTGTATGAGATTTCGGCGATTCGAGTGCCGTCTGATAAGTGTTATGATATAGAGAATAGGATTAGAGGGCATTTGTTGAATTGGCCTCGGGTTCCGAATATTGCTAGGGTTCCtggtgatgaggttgatgaagaGGTTGTTGATTTGATTAGGGTTGGTAAGGATGTGGAAGGTGGCGAGGAAGATGGGGTTGAAAAGGCGGTAAGCCGGAGGCTTTATGGGAAAGCTGAGGGGGATGGGGATGAATTGAGTGAGGTTTTGTATAGGGATAAGCTTGCTAATGAGTTTAATGCTAAAGGGTTTGTGAAATTTAGGAATTTGGCTAAGATTTCGAGGccgactaaaagaaagaagaagaaagggaagGAGGGGGAGGGGAGTGATGTCGAAGGAGAGAAGGGGACGGGAatggagaggaggaggaggaggaggaatatTGCTGTTGAGGTTTTGGAGGAGGGGGCAAATGTTggtgatggtgatgatatgaGTACACTGTTAGGGGAGGAGTTCAAGGGAAGGAAGTGGAGAGGTTCGACTAGGTTGTTGCTTTTGGATGAAAAGTGTGCTGGTAGAAAGATCGATGAGCTTCCTGAAGCTGTGAAG GCACTCCTAAATGATTGTTCTAATGAAGATTTAAAGTCATGTTTCGAGCTTGTTAGGTGTAACCTGACCTTGTTTTATGATTACTGGCCAGGTGATgag ATTTTATCAGCATTGTTGCCAAAAGACATGATTATTCTTTCTGCTTTTGAAAGTGTTGGGCATGTTGCACACCTGAACTTAAAAGATGAACACTTACCATTCAAAAGAGCTATTGCAAAG GTGGTCCTTGacaaaaataaaccaaaaatTCAAACAGTTGTGAATAAAATTGAAGCTATCAGTAATCACTACAGAACAATGCAGCTGGAGGTCCTAGCTGGAAATCATTCCCTTGCTACAACTGTCATCGAGAATGGTTTGCGTTTCCAACTTGACCTTGCCACCGT GTATTGGAATTCAAGGTTAGCTACTGAAAGACAGAGGCTCGTAAATTCCTTTACTAGTAGTGATGTGCTAT GTGATGTTTTCTCTGGAGTTGGTCCAATTGCTATATCTGCAGCAAAGAAAGTGAAACGTGTCTACGCTAATGATTTGAATCCAAATGCTGTTGATTATCTCGAAAGAAATTGTGTCCTGAACAAGCTTGGGAGTAAGATAAAG GTATATAACATGGATGGGAGAAGATTTATTGAAACTGTTTTCTCAAACAATAACGCTCACTCTATCACACAAGTTGTAATGAATTTGCCAAATGATGCTGTGGAATTTCTAG CTCTACCCTACAATCCTTGA